The Streptomyces asoensis DNA window GGCGACGCCTGCGGTGAGGTCGAGCAGGACCTGGGTGCGGAAACCGGCCCGGACCGCGTCCAGGGCGGTGGCCCGTACGCAGTGGTCGGTGGCGATGCCGACGACGTCCACCTCGTCGATCTTCCGGTCGCGCAGCCAGTCGCCGAGTGCGGCGCCGTTCTCGTCGGCGCCCTCGAAGCCGCTGTACGCGGCGGAGTAGGCGCCCTTGTCGAAGACGGCGTCGATGGCGCCCGAGGCGACGGCGGGCGCGAAGTTGGGGTGGAAGCCGACGCCCTCCGTGCCCGCGACACAGTGCGCGGGCCAGGAGTGGACGTAGTCGGGGTTGTCGGCGAAGTGGCCGCCGGGCGCGATGTGGTGGTCGCGGGTGGCCACCACGTGCCGGTATCCGGCGGGCGCCTGTCCGATCAGTTCGGTGATGGCGGCGGCCACGTCGGCGCCACCGGCCACCGCGAGGCTGCCCCCTTCGCAGAAGTCGTTCTGCACGTCTACGACGATCAAGGCGCGGCGCATGGTCGGTGTCCTTCGACTGAGGGTGAAGTAATTGAGCCTAGAGACTTTGCGGCCCCCGCGGGAGGGGTCGGCGCC harbors:
- a CDS encoding isochorismatase family protein, which encodes MRRALIVVDVQNDFCEGGSLAVAGGADVAAAITELIGQAPAGYRHVVATRDHHIAPGGHFADNPDYVHSWPAHCVAGTEGVGFHPNFAPAVASGAIDAVFDKGAYSAAYSGFEGADENGAALGDWLRDRKIDEVDVVGIATDHCVRATALDAVRAGFRTQVLLDLTAGVAKESTDRALEELRAAGVELTGKPVVV